The genome window GGGAATATTTTTGACTCCATCCTGGGCGCTACGCTGGAAAGCGCGCATTTAATTGGTAATAATCTTGTAAATTTTTTGAATACCTGTATCGGAGCGGCGGTATGCCTGTTGTTGTTTTACCTATAAAACAAGCCTTTATTTACCAATTAACGCACTTTTAGCAAAAAAAAGGAATTAAAATAAAACAACATTTAAATATGAGGGTTTAATCAATAATTAAAGCTACATTTGTAGCTATTTAAAAATCAATATAATGCAAGAAGGAACAGTAAAATTTTTTAATGAAGAAAAGGGTTTTGGATTCATCACCCCAAGTAACGGAGGCAAAGAAGTCTTTGTTCATTCATCAGGACTGATTGACCGCATTCGCGAGAATGACACAGTACAGTATGAGGTTGAAGAAGGCAAGAAAGGCCCTAACGCGGTAAGAGTAAAAATAGCTTAAAACTATAATAAATGATCGTGAAGCATTTTCCCTAATAGGGAAAATGCTTTTTATTTCCTTCAGCTGTTTACAGCTCTCCTTCTTTTCTTAGAAAAGGATTTTTATCAAATCACCCATTGAATGCCATTCTTTACGGCATAACTCTTATTATTAAATGAGACAACTTAAGATAACTCAGTCCATAACTAATCGCGAAACCCAATCGCTCGATAAATATTTAACAGAAATTGGTAAAGTTGACCTGATAACTGCACAGGAAGAGGTTATACTTGCACAAAAAATAAGGGATGGTGACCAGGCCGCTTTAGAGCGTTTAACAAAAGCTAATTTACGTTTTGTGGTATCTGTTGCAAAACAATATCAAAACCAGGGCATTACGCTGGGCGACTTAATAAACGAGGGTAACCTTGGCCTTATTAAAGCAGCCAAACGTTTTGACGAAACAAAAGGATTTAAATTTATTTCATACGCCGTTTGGTGGATCAGGCAGTCTATCATCTCCGCTATCTCTGATCAATCCCGTTCTGTACGTTTACCATTAAACCAGATCGGAACATTAAGTAAAATCAGAAAAATTCAGTCACAACTGGAGCAGGAATTTGAAAGAGACCCAACACCGGAAGAACTGGCTGAAAGCCTTGAAACAACAGTTGAAAAAATTGCTGATTCACTAAGAAATTCAGGTCGCCAGGTATCAATTGATGCGCCTTTTCAACAAGGGGAAGAGGGTACCTTGCTGGACGTTATGCACAATAACGAACCGACA of Mucilaginibacter xinganensis contains these proteins:
- a CDS encoding cold-shock protein, with the protein product MQEGTVKFFNEEKGFGFITPSNGGKEVFVHSSGLIDRIRENDTVQYEVEEGKKGPNAVRVKIA
- a CDS encoding sigma-70 family RNA polymerase sigma factor yields the protein MRQLKITQSITNRETQSLDKYLTEIGKVDLITAQEEVILAQKIRDGDQAALERLTKANLRFVVSVAKQYQNQGITLGDLINEGNLGLIKAAKRFDETKGFKFISYAVWWIRQSIISAISDQSRSVRLPLNQIGTLSKIRKIQSQLEQEFERDPTPEELAESLETTVEKIADSLRNSGRQVSIDAPFQQGEEGTLLDVMHNNEPTTDSMLIHDSLATELNRSLSKLGERDREVLVLFYGLGNNHTHTLEEIGEKFILTRERVRQIKDKALQRIKQSSRSGALQSYL